Proteins co-encoded in one Xiphophorus hellerii strain 12219 chromosome 10, Xiphophorus_hellerii-4.1, whole genome shotgun sequence genomic window:
- the col1a1b gene encoding collagen, type I, alpha 1b isoform X4 — protein MFSFVDIRLALLLSATVLLARGQGEDDKQFGSCTSEGQSYNDKDVWKPEPCQICVCDMGTILCDEVICDDTSHCEDPYIPDGECCPVCPDEGPPTEPTIPKGPTGPTGDPGLPGLPGNDGIPGTPGLPGPPGPPGIPGLGGNFSPQMSYFDPSKSSGPPVPGPVGPPGPRGAPGLPGPPGPSGSPGPQGEPGEPGAVGPMGPRGPAGPPGKNGDDGEAGKAGRPGERGAAGPQGARGFPGTPGLPGIKGHRGFPGLDGAKGDGGPAGPKGEPGVPGENGIPGAMGARGLPGERGRPGSAGPAGARGNDGNTGPAGPPGPTGSAGPPGFPGAVGAKGETGPAGGRGSEGPQGARGEPGNPGPAGPAGPAGPAGEKGEQGPSGAPGFQGLPGPQGATGESGKPGEQGVPGEAGPPGPSGPRGDRGFPGERGGPGPAGPTGSRGSPGAGGNDGPKGEPGAGGAPGSAGLPGMQGMPGERGSAGIPGPKGERGDGGAKGSDGAAGKDGVRGLTGAIGLPGPPGSQGEKGESGPSGVVGPSGPRGSPGERGESGPAGPAGFAGPPGADGQPGAKGESGDTGPKGDAGSAGPPGPVGSSGPQGPAGATGPKGARGGAGPPGSTGFPGPAGRVGPPGPSGAAGPPGPSGPVGKDGPRGSRGETGPAGRPGESGAAGAPGPSGEKGSPGSDGSPGAPGLPGPQGIAGVRGIVGLTGQRGERGSSGIPGPAGEPGKQGPSGLVGERGPPGPAGPPGLSGAPGEAGREGSSGHDGASGRDGPPGPKGDRGESGMAGPPGPPGAPGAPGGVGPSGKSGERGESGPAGPVGPAGIGGPRGSSGPAGAKGDRGEAGEAGDRGHKGHRGLSGQPGLPGPPGVHGDRGPAGASGPAGPRGPSGNNGSPGKDGQNGMPGPIGPPGPRGRNGELGPSGPPGPPGPPGPPGAPGSAFEFVAPPQQEKGPDPLRGGYRADDPNMMRDRDMEVDTTLKTLTQKVENIRSPDGSQKSPARMCRDLRMCHPEWKSGTYWVDPNQGSSLDAIQVHCNMETGETCVYPIDSNIPMKNWYLSKNLREKKHIWFSESMTGGFQFQYGTEGADPEDVNIQISFMRLMSNQASQNVTYHCKNSIAYMDSAAGNLKKALLLQGSNDVEIRAEGNSRFTYSVSEDGCSSHTGTWGKTVIDYKTSKTSRLPIIDIAPMDVGAPDQEFGVEVGPVCFL, from the exons ATGTTCAGCTTTGTGGATATTCGGTTAGCGCTTTTGCTCAGCGCAACAGTGCTTTTGGCGAGAGGTCAAGGCGAGGATGATA agCAATTTGGCAGCTGCACATCAGAAGGACAGTCGTACAATGACAAGGATGTATGGAAACCAGAACCCTGCCAGATCTGCGTGTGCGACATGGGGACCATCCTGTGCGACGAGGTGATCTGCGACGACACGTCCCATTGTGAAGACCCCTACATTCCAGATGGAGAGTGCTGCCCTGTCTGCCCCGATGAGG gtCCTCCCACTGAACCTACG ATTCCAAAGGGACCCACTGGCCCCACAGGAGATCCG GGTCTTCCTGGTCTCCCTGGCAATGATGGAATCCCCGGAACGCCTGGCTTGCCCGGCCCACCTGGCCCCCCTGGCATCCCTGGCCTTGGTGGA AACTTCTCTCCTCAAATGAGCTACTTCGACCCCTCCAAGTCCAGCGGCCCACCCGTCCCCGGCCCAGTT GGTCCTCCTGGTCCCCGTGGTGCTCCTGGTCTTCCCGGCCCACCC GGTCCTTCAGGTAGCCCAGGGCCCCAAGGAGAGCCTGGTGAGCCCGGTGCTGTG GGTCCAATGGGTCCCCGCGGTCCCGCAGGCCCTCCCGGAAAGAATGGAGATGAT GGTGAGGCTGGTAAAGCTGGACGCCCCGGTGAGCGCGGAGCTGCTGGCCCTCAG GGTGCTCGTGGATTCCCCGGAACCCCTGGACTGCCTGGCATCAAGGGACACAGA GGTTTCCCCGGTCTTGATGGAGCCAAGGGAGACGGTGGACCTGCTGGTCCTAAG GGAGAGCCTGGTGTCCCCGGAGAGAATGGCATCCCAGGTGCCATG GGTGCCCGTGGTCTTCCTGGTGAGAGAGGCCGCCCTGGATCTGCTGGCCCTGCT GGTGCTCGTGGTAACGATGGCAACACCGGCCCTGCTGGTCCTCCC GGACCCACTGGATCTGCCGGACCCCCTGGATTCCCCGGTGCTGTCGGTGCTAAG GGTGAGACCGGTCCTGCCGGAGGTCGTGGATCTGAGGGACCCCAGGGAGCCCGTGGTGAGCCCGGTAACCCAGGACCTGCTGGACCCGCTGGACCTGCT GGACCTGCTGGAGAGAAAGGAGAGCAGGGACCATCTGGTGCACCAGGATTCCAA GGTCTTCCTGGACCCCAAGGTGCTACTGGTGAGAGTGGCAAGCCTGGCGAGCAG GGCGTTCCTGGAGAGGCCGGACCACCTGGCCCATCTGGACCCAGA GGTGACAGAGGCTTCCCTGGTGAGCGTGGTGGTCCCGGGCCTGCCGGTCCAACTGGATCCCGTGGCTCCCCTGGTGCTGGTGGAAACGATGGACCTAAG GGAGAGCCTGGAGCTGGTGGCGCCCCCGGTAGTGCGGGACTCCCTGGTATGCAGGGTATGCCTGGAGAGCGAGGATCTGCCGGTATTCCTGGACCAAAGGGAGAGAGA GGAGACGGTGGTGCTAAGGGTTCTGACGGCGCCGCTGGCAAAGATGGCGTGCGTGGTCTGACTGGTGCTATTGGACTTCCTGGACCTCCTGGTTCTCAGGGTGAGAAG GGAGAGTCTGGTCCCTCTGGAGTCGTTGGACCCTCTGGTCCTCGTGGTTCCCCT GGTGAGCGTGGAGAGTCTGGACCTGCTGGACCTGCTGGATTCGCTGGACCTCCT GGTGCTGATGGTCAGCCTGGTGCCAAGGGAGAGAGTGGTGACACCGGACCAAAGGGAGACGCCGGCTCTGCTGGACCTCCTGGACCTGTCGGATCTTCCGGTCCTCAG GGACCTGCTGGTGCTACTGGACCCAAAGGTGCTCGTGGTGGTGCTGGACCTCCT GGTTCTACTGGTTTCCCTGGACCTGCCGGCAGAGTTGGCCCCCCTGGCCCCTCT GGAGCTGCTGGACCCCCTGGACCCTCCGGACCTGTTGGAAAGGACGGACCCCGAGGATCCCGTGGTGAGACCGGCCCTGCTGGTCGCCCTGGTGAGTCTGGTGCTGCCGGTGCTCCTGGTCCCAGTGGAGAAAAGGGATCCCCTGGCTCTGACGGATCCCCT GGTGCCCCCGGTCTGCCTGGACCCCAGGGTATTGCTGGAGTGAGAGGTATTGTAGGTCTCACTGGACAGCGTGGAGAGCGTGGTTCCTCTGGTATCCCTGGCCCCGCT GGTGAGCCTGGTAAGCAGGGACCTTCTGGCCTTGTTGGTGAGCGTGGACCCCCTGGACCTGCTGGACCCCCTGGACTGTCTGGTGCCCCCGGAGAGGCTGGTCGTGAG GGATCTTCTGGTCATGATGGTGCTTCTGGTCGTGACGGTCCTCCTGGCCCCAAG GGAGACCGTGGTGAGAGTGGCATGGCTGGACCCCCTGGACCTCCTGGTGCTCCTGGAGCCCCCGGAGGTGTCGGCCCCTCCGGCAAAAGCGGTGAACGCGGAGAGAGT GGTCCTGCTGGTCCCGTTGGTCCTGCTGGTATTGGTGGGCCCCGTGGTTCTTCT GGCCCTGCTGGTGCTAAGGGAGACAGAGGAGAGGCTGGTGAGGCTGGAGATAGAGGCCACAAGGGACACAGAGGACTCAGCGGACAGCCTGGTCTGCCTGGACCTCCT GGAGTTCATGGAGACAGAGGACCCGCTGGTGCTTCCGGACCCGCTGGACCCCGA GGACCATCTGGAAACAACGGCAGCCCTGGTAAGGACGGTCAGAACGGTATGCCCGGACCCATCGGACCCCCTGGACCTCGTGGTCGCAATGGAGAGTTGGGACCTTCT GGTCCTCCTGGACCTCCTGGACCCCCTGGACCTCCTGGAGCCCCTGGCAGTGCCTTTGAATTCGTCGCACCACCCCAGCAGGAGAAGGGCCCAGATCCTCTCCGTGGTGGCTACCGCGCTGATGACCCCAACATGATGCGCGACCGTGACATGGAGGTCGACACCACCTTGAAGACCCTGACCCAGAAGGTCGAGAATATCCGCAGCCCCGACGGCTCCCAGAAGAGCCCTGCTCGCATGTGCCGTGACCTGAGAATGTGCCACCCTGAATGGAAGAGCG GCACATACTGGGTTGACCCCAACCAGGGCTCTTCTCTGGACGCCATCCAGGTCCACTGCAACATGGAGACTGGAGAGACCTGCGTCTACCCCATCGATTCCAACATCCCCATGAAGAACTGGTACCTCAGCAAGAACCTCAGAGAGAAGAAGCACATCTGGTTCAGCGAGTCCATGACAGGTGGATTCCAG TTCCAGTATGGCACCGAGGGAGCTGATCCCGAGGACGTCAACATCCAGATCTCCTTCATGCGCCTGATGTCCAACCAGGCCTCACAGAACGTGACATATCACTGCAAGAACAGCATTGCCTACATGGATTCTGCAGCAGGCAACCTGAAGAAGGCCCTCCTTCTCCAGGGCTCCAACGATGTCGAGATCAGAGCCGAAGGCAACAGCCGCTTCACATACAGCGTCAGCGAGGATGGCTGCTCG TCACACACTGGCACATGGGGCAAGACAGTCATCGACTACAAGACATCGAAAACATCCCGACTGCCCATCATTGACATTGCTCCTATGGATGTTGGTGCACCCGATCAGGAATTTGGCGTTGAAGTTGGCCCCGTTTgcttcttgtaa